In Tenacibaculum sp. 190524A02b, the genomic stretch ATAAGATTTGACAGCGGTGAAGACTATATAAACTCGGATTTTTATAGAGAAATCTTAGGTAAAGAAATGGAAAAGAAAACCAATGAAAAGTTAAAAGACGGAGGGGATTACTACCTTACTTATCTAGAAACTGTTCAAACTGAAGTTACAGATTCTATAGCTAAAAACGATTTATTATTTAATAAAGACAAGGTGGGTGCTAAAGATGGAATTACTTATACCGAATACCTAAATGAGTATTACAAAAAATTCATGTCTTATTCTACAAACCCAAGCCACGAAGGAAGAATTACTGAAATTTTTAATTCATTAAAATTAACCTCTAAAGGTAAACCTTGCCCTAAGTTTGACAACTATGAGAACTATAATGGAGACAAAACTTCTTTAGACGACTTACTAGGTAATGGCAAGTATATATATATTGATGTTTGGGCAACTTGGTGTAGCTTTTGTAAAAGAGAAACTCCTTTATTAAAAAGACTAGAAACACAATACCATGATAAAAACATTGAGTTTGTTAGTATTAGTGTTGATAATATAAATGCTAAGAATAAATGGAAAGAAACTGTTGAACAAAAAGAAATGGGAGGTGTTCAGTTATTTGCTGATAAATCATTTGGCTCAGACTTTATTAAGAAGTTTGCAATTAAAGGTCTTCCTAGATTTATTATGGTTGCTCCTGACGGAACTATTGTTAGTCCAAACGCTCCTAGACCTTCTGATGGAGAAAAACTATTAAGTATGTTTGATGAATTAGGTATTTAAGATATTTTACTAATATAAATCATAAAAAAATCCGCTCAAAAGCGGATTTTTTTATAAACTACATCAGATTAAAATTTATTGTCTCCATCTAGCAAATCTCCAATACCACCTAATATACTCCCCTCACCTCTATCTCCTCCTGATCGAGGAGCCATGGAAAGTACTCTTCCTGCCAGCCTACTAAATGGTAATGACTGAATATACACGGTACCTGGTCCTTGTAAAGTTGCAAAAAACAATCCTTCCCCTCCAAAAACAGTATTTTTTATACCTCCTACAAATTCTATATCATAATCAACATCTTGCGTAAAACCGACAATACATCCAGTATCAACTTTTAATACCTCTCCTGGTTGCAAAACTTTTTTCGCCATAGTTCCACCTGCATGAATAAAGCCCATACCATCTCCTTCCATCTTTTGCATAATAAACCCTTCACCACCAAATAAACCTCTTCCTAACTTCTTAGAAAACTCTATTCCGATAGACACACCTTTAGCTGCACATAAAAAAGCATCTTTTTGACAAATAAATTTCCCACCAAACTCAGTTAAATCAATAGGGATAATCTTTCCTGGATATGGGGAAGCAAAAGAAACCTGTTTTTTTCCCACTCCATCATTGGTAAAAACAGTCATAAACAAACTCTCACCTGTGAGGATTCTTTTTCCAGCAGAAAAAATCTTACCTAATAATCCTTTTTCTTGATTTGACCCATCGCCAAAAATAGTGTTCATCTTAACATCAGCATCCATCATCATAAAACTTCCACTTTCAGCTACAACACCTTCTTGAGGATCCAACTCTATTTCTACATATTGCATTTCTTCTCCAAAAATGCGATAATCAATTTCGTGTGCATTCATAAATAATTAGTTTTTTATGTTAGACTCAAAAAAAGCTTAATTGTTACGATTTAACTTTTAAACTCCATTCATACTTAAATTTAGAAACTGAAACTCCTTCTTCATTTATTCCTTCAGAAGTAACTATTACTACCTGACCTTCTTTAGTTTCTATTGCTTTTGAAATCGCTTCCCTTATCAAATGTCCATCATTACACTCAAATCGAATCTTTCCTGTTGCTTTTTTTGTAAATGTAGCATCCATATTAGTTACTAACATTGAAATTTTATGTTTTGACTCATAAATTTCTTTCATCACTAAAATACCAGTAGATAACTCAGATGCCATACCTTGAACAGCCCAAAACATTGACTTAAAAGGGTTTTGATTAATCCATCTATGTTTAACTACAACTATGGAATTAGCATCTGTAATAGACTTAACTCTTACTCCTGTAAAAAAAGCTGATGGTAATTTAAATAATAAAAATAGGTTAATTTTTCGTGGTGTAAACTTCATTATCTCTAGTGTTTAAAGGCAATGTACAACTTTTTATCAAAACTTATCTTATACACATTGAAATGTTAAAAATGTTAAATTTTAGTACTATGTATTGCATAATACCTTTTTAAATACATATATTTGCATTGTAAGGTATTATACAAAACTATTTATCATGCAACAAAACGACGAAAACACCAATGCTTTTTTAATACACATTTCAGCTTTTGCTGGTTATTTATTTCCTTTTGGAAGTATTATAACTCCATTAATAATATGGCAAACTTTAAAAAAGAGAAGTTACTTTTTAGATGAGCATGGAAAACAAGCAGTTAATTTTAACATCAGCTTTGGCATATACATATTCATCTTAAGCGCCTCTTTTTTCTCTATCATATTTGGGAACTTTTTTGACGTCTTTAATGGTATTAATGTAAACATTGATTTTGGAAACAACCATTTCTCTAACCATGGTATTTTTGGGGTATTTGGAGCCTTCTCATTAGTAGGCTTAATCACTCTTATTAAAATTGCGCTTATTATTATTGCTGCAATGAAAGCTAACAAAGGAGAAAATTATAAGTATCCTTTTACCATTAACTTTATTAAATAATTTATAAATCACACTCAATGAAGATAGAAAACACAAAAGCTCAAATGCGTAAGGGTGTGCTAGAATATTGCATCTTAACTATTTTACAAAATGGAGATGCTTACACCTCAGAAATCCTATCTACACTTAAAAGTGCAGAGATGATAGTTGTTGAAGGTACTATTTACCCTTTACTAACTAGACTCAAAAATGCTGGACTTTTAAGCTATCGATGGGAAGAATCAACCTCTGGCCCACCTAGAAAGTATTATGTACTAACCGAAAATGGACAACTATTTTTAAAAGAATTAGATAAAACCTGGAATAATTTAGTAGAAGCAGTAAACCAAGTAACAAGCTCAAAATCAACTAAAAATGAATAAAACAATAAATATAAATTTAGGCGGATTTTTCTTCCATATAGATGAAATTGCCTTTCAAAAATTAAAACGATATTTAGATGCTATATCTCGTTCTTTAAGTGATGATCCACAAGGAAAAGAGGAAATTATAGCTGATATAGAAGCTAGAATAAGTGAACTCTTATCTGAAAGAGTTACCGATGTTCGTCAAGTAGTTAATGAAGGTGATATTGATGAAATCATTGCCATCATGGGACAACCAGAAGATTATACTGAAGCAGAAGAAACTTACAGTGACAATACTTATTACAAATCAAACAGAACTAGTAATTCAAAAAAACTATTTAGAAATAGTGAAGATAAGTTTTTAGCTGGTGTATGTTCTGGTCTAGGTTATTACTTTAACATTGATGTTATTTGGATTCGTTTAGCATTCCTTATTTTAACTTTGGCTGGATTTGGTTTTGGTGTAATTGGGTATATTATTTTATGGGTTTTATTACCTGAAGCTAGAACTACAGCTGAAAAGTTACAAATGGAAGGTGAAGCTGTTAATATAAGTAACATAGAAAAAAAAATTAGAACCGAATTTGAAAGTCTTTCTGCAAAGGTAAAGGAAGGCGCCCA encodes the following:
- a CDS encoding TlpA disulfide reductase family protein, with protein sequence MKKLVLLALIGGIIISCKEEKPVKDYLILSGSIENFKKRSVTLKGFNFEHKLKFDRKKKTFLDTIKIERNGYYKLIVNKKPINLYLTKTDDTQLAVDFNKLNVINFQGTNAPINSYFIKKSKTFIDKIGNLRKLLTLEEDEFLSTLKGYKNSLEKLVKDSKLSEDFTKKELKNINYEYLRDLYLYPDYHGLLIGDDEFKVSNNFPSPTENIRFDSGEDYINSDFYREILGKEMEKKTNEKLKDGGDYYLTYLETVQTEVTDSIAKNDLLFNKDKVGAKDGITYTEYLNEYYKKFMSYSTNPSHEGRITEIFNSLKLTSKGKPCPKFDNYENYNGDKTSLDDLLGNGKYIYIDVWATWCSFCKRETPLLKRLETQYHDKNIEFVSISVDNINAKNKWKETVEQKEMGGVQLFADKSFGSDFIKKFAIKGLPRFIMVAPDGTIVSPNAPRPSDGEKLLSMFDELGI
- a CDS encoding TIGR00266 family protein; translation: MNAHEIDYRIFGEEMQYVEIELDPQEGVVAESGSFMMMDADVKMNTIFGDGSNQEKGLLGKIFSAGKRILTGESLFMTVFTNDGVGKKQVSFASPYPGKIIPIDLTEFGGKFICQKDAFLCAAKGVSIGIEFSKKLGRGLFGGEGFIMQKMEGDGMGFIHAGGTMAKKVLQPGEVLKVDTGCIVGFTQDVDYDIEFVGGIKNTVFGGEGLFFATLQGPGTVYIQSLPFSRLAGRVLSMAPRSGGDRGEGSILGGIGDLLDGDNKF
- a CDS encoding DUF4442 domain-containing protein; protein product: MKFTPRKINLFLLFKLPSAFFTGVRVKSITDANSIVVVKHRWINQNPFKSMFWAVQGMASELSTGILVMKEIYESKHKISMLVTNMDATFTKKATGKIRFECNDGHLIREAISKAIETKEGQVVIVTSEGINEEGVSVSKFKYEWSLKVKS
- a CDS encoding DUF4870 domain-containing protein, whose protein sequence is MQQNDENTNAFLIHISAFAGYLFPFGSIITPLIIWQTLKKRSYFLDEHGKQAVNFNISFGIYIFILSASFFSIIFGNFFDVFNGINVNIDFGNNHFSNHGIFGVFGAFSLVGLITLIKIALIIIAAMKANKGENYKYPFTINFIK
- a CDS encoding PadR family transcriptional regulator codes for the protein MKIENTKAQMRKGVLEYCILTILQNGDAYTSEILSTLKSAEMIVVEGTIYPLLTRLKNAGLLSYRWEESTSGPPRKYYVLTENGQLFLKELDKTWNNLVEAVNQVTSSKSTKNE